One genomic window of Candidatus Eisenbacteria bacterium includes the following:
- a CDS encoding restriction endonuclease, protein MMTEEKVKRAIEKYMDSRGYKKVDSREKHETGCDLIFRHRRGGRFYFVEAKGESRAKSQMEAKLIRGLGQVVTKFRCHKNYFSGLAIPTAWKRRALGKIPRDAMKALNLVVFLVDEDAHVSTIHLRNYAGQRRLTLRRSPSVSG, encoded by the coding sequence ATGATGACTGAGGAGAAAGTCAAGCGAGCCATCGAGAAATACATGGACAGTAGGGGATACAAGAAGGTTGACTCGCGCGAGAAACATGAGACGGGTTGCGATTTGATATTTCGGCATCGGCGCGGCGGGAGATTCTATTTCGTTGAGGCCAAGGGCGAGTCGAGAGCGAAGAGCCAGATGGAGGCGAAATTGATCCGTGGTTTGGGACAAGTCGTCACGAAGTTCCGATGCCACAAGAACTACTTCTCTGGCCTGGCCATCCCCACTGCTTGGAAGCGGCGCGCCCTCGGCAAGATACCTCGGGATGCGATGAAGGCGCTCAACCTTGTCGTTTTCCTTGTAGATGAGGATGCTCACGTTAGTACGATACACCTGCGGAACTACGCTGGCCAGCGGCGCTTGACGTTGAGGAGGTCTCCCTCTGTCAGTGGATAG
- a CDS encoding tyrosine-type recombinase/integrase: MKLSTAIMRFDTQLRADGKSERTRQAYLRDLGKLQDWLGTDGAVTAINPNTLARFLADGNGKPKSALTVNRTKTALRVFFRFLSDAGYLSENPARLIRSTPTDRRVPSYLSIDEARGLLDAITNSDSALATRDHAMFSLLLGTGIRLGSLVALNVCDVNLAEGTVTIKVKGGREETVFLNKQLCRLLGGYVRPLNATDGTPLFSSRHGGRLGPRQVQLRLKHWLANAGIARPLSIHSLRHTFATRLYSKTGDLRLVQRALGHKHITTTEIYARVEDSALRKALENLSL, translated from the coding sequence ATGAAGCTTTCGACAGCTATCATGCGCTTCGACACTCAGCTTCGGGCAGACGGCAAGAGCGAGCGTACGCGGCAGGCGTACCTCAGGGATCTGGGCAAGCTCCAGGACTGGCTCGGCACCGATGGTGCGGTCACGGCCATCAATCCCAACACGCTCGCACGTTTCCTTGCCGATGGGAACGGCAAGCCAAAGTCCGCGCTCACCGTCAACAGAACCAAGACGGCCTTGCGTGTCTTTTTCCGCTTCCTCAGCGACGCAGGGTATCTGAGCGAAAACCCGGCAAGGCTCATTCGCTCGACCCCAACTGACAGGAGAGTGCCGAGCTACTTGTCTATCGACGAAGCGAGGGGATTGCTCGATGCAATCACCAACTCTGACAGCGCCCTTGCCACACGAGACCACGCGATGTTCTCGCTCCTCCTCGGCACTGGCATTAGGCTTGGCTCGCTTGTTGCCTTGAACGTATGCGATGTGAACCTCGCTGAGGGAACCGTGACAATCAAGGTCAAAGGTGGACGCGAAGAAACCGTCTTTCTCAACAAGCAACTCTGCCGGCTGCTCGGTGGGTACGTCAGACCTCTGAACGCGACTGATGGAACGCCGCTCTTCTCCTCTCGCCACGGCGGTAGACTTGGCCCGCGCCAGGTTCAACTGAGGCTTAAGCACTGGCTCGCGAACGCTGGCATCGCCCGGCCACTCTCGATCCACTCGCTGAGGCACACCTTCGCCACCCGGCTCTACAGCAAGACCGGTGATTTGCGGTTGGTGCAACGAGCCTTGGGCCACAAGCACATCACAACTACCGAGATCTATGCCAGGGTGGAGGACAGCGCACTCAGGAAGGCGCTGGAAAATCTCTCTTTGTGA
- a CDS encoding T9SS type A sorting domain-containing protein — translation MRQKLAGLLILLVGITMTAAVAGAKEIERRVPIVDDGTSMLPMGRVYGVNAAMQGTDTFYYGGTVISGGDTLAATPAAAGWANAKMWTWSPAGYNGTPHSGLNMDGWRGLDRTDQVEDYMHVASSTSTDPYYNIGDCVIAGYKSLFCGMTNQQCTDLCVSDVNGTGYGNNMRQTVATPTYRYYGGDAVTLGYKYHDESEPGLDYGHCILQIYDADAWEWVNLDTLATYTDVMDGTESIDVGSYLAIYTDSVDFRIAFKFDSDGGYSDEDGYYTTECGGLEIDNYVLTINSTPVESEDFESVADGSLPTGWEHYYGGACGDYAHVAHVNDLPLMLSQDVCWTVVGSSWCAMADSVLVFYDESNLAYPHPLCQDNVAYSPVIDFSGHPGLPGKLFSCERFGYSPLVMYIFFYYECRYAPACASGGWSGWLSDGYVYYTGETASCRPLTYDISTSLPPTATKAQIAYGVINYCDEDPWGYHDCSYTCNATPYFDNVSFGLYGSDLAPYISMRELDYFQDQFAEDGTLSPTSTADTRIAGYLSDLDPPIFGDTMVCRGGADDMEVWLTFRMAKVGPQQPVSNAFFTTWFPTVTTGAWQEARMDTGRATASGGATTIDVPGTWMTCFHEADPVRVANALPELTEILPNNLFVPGTRIEYFLKARYTGSSYWFLLPDTTGGVSEEFEILPMMRSDDYGGVEWPCLIVADHFGQRGNWGLRNSDRIAQHLAANNYAYDMFNKLGPTSALKNGIARWAANTGQIGGPGTDKYNWGPGATVVQMLAYSYCMLNAGTQLNYSMYEQDVDLINSWLVRYSYYDSPRFFWLSGNGAARWLYNQSMASRAFLNNILGTSYVTKDYAAFTGDYTYCLPVRGVAGGALPDTTLFVIRSNGCLNTYNVLGVSGSAAGAKAERQYDSRPTARYAAVSNNVAVNDVTHYKSLVEGYDNCFVRTDGSLGYPACGNDNILTQWFAWVLGWAGYSEYWAPWCQCPGEVCCCLPPGVDPISAPPAVSTSLTQAYPNPMNPTAAMKYTVGAPGKVSLKVFDVSGRVVRTLVDETKATGRYTVIWDGRTDRGDKVASGVFFYQLDAPGYKSAKKLVIAQ, via the coding sequence ATGAGACAAAAGTTAGCGGGTCTTCTCATCCTGCTCGTCGGGATTACGATGACAGCGGCTGTTGCCGGAGCCAAGGAGATCGAGAGACGAGTACCCATCGTTGATGATGGAACCAGTATGCTTCCGATGGGTCGCGTGTACGGCGTGAACGCGGCCATGCAGGGCACTGACACGTTCTACTATGGTGGAACGGTCATATCCGGTGGCGACACTCTCGCTGCCACGCCTGCTGCTGCCGGCTGGGCAAACGCGAAGATGTGGACTTGGAGTCCTGCCGGTTACAACGGCACTCCCCATAGCGGCCTCAACATGGATGGCTGGCGCGGCCTGGACCGAACAGATCAAGTGGAAGACTACATGCACGTTGCGAGCAGCACGAGCACCGATCCCTATTACAACATTGGGGATTGCGTGATTGCCGGCTACAAGTCTCTGTTCTGCGGTATGACAAACCAGCAGTGTACAGATCTCTGTGTCAGTGACGTGAATGGCACTGGCTATGGCAACAACATGCGCCAGACCGTTGCCACGCCGACCTATAGGTACTATGGCGGCGACGCAGTCACTCTCGGTTACAAGTATCACGATGAGAGTGAGCCGGGTTTGGACTACGGTCACTGCATACTGCAGATTTATGATGCGGACGCTTGGGAGTGGGTCAACCTTGACACGCTGGCGACGTACACTGACGTGATGGACGGGACGGAGAGCATAGACGTCGGTTCATACCTGGCGATCTATACCGATTCGGTTGATTTCCGCATCGCGTTCAAGTTTGACTCGGACGGTGGGTACTCGGACGAGGACGGCTACTATACAACCGAGTGCGGTGGTCTGGAAATCGACAACTATGTGCTCACCATCAACTCGACGCCCGTGGAAAGCGAGGACTTTGAGTCCGTCGCTGACGGTAGTTTGCCGACCGGGTGGGAGCATTACTATGGCGGCGCTTGCGGCGACTACGCTCACGTGGCGCACGTCAACGATCTGCCCCTGATGTTGAGCCAGGATGTTTGCTGGACCGTTGTTGGTTCGTCGTGGTGCGCGATGGCGGACAGCGTGTTGGTGTTCTACGATGAGAGCAACCTTGCCTATCCGCATCCGTTGTGTCAGGACAACGTTGCGTATTCGCCGGTGATAGATTTCTCGGGGCATCCTGGGTTGCCTGGCAAGCTGTTCAGCTGTGAGAGGTTTGGGTATTCGCCGCTCGTCATGTACATCTTCTTCTACTACGAATGCAGGTATGCGCCTGCGTGCGCGTCAGGTGGATGGAGTGGATGGTTGAGCGACGGTTACGTTTACTACACGGGTGAGACAGCGTCATGTCGTCCGTTGACCTACGACATATCGACGTCGCTACCGCCGACAGCTACTAAGGCACAGATAGCGTACGGCGTTATCAACTATTGCGATGAGGATCCGTGGGGATACCACGACTGTTCTTACACATGTAACGCTACACCGTACTTTGACAACGTGTCGTTTGGTTTGTACGGGTCTGACTTGGCTCCGTACATCAGCATGAGAGAGCTGGATTATTTCCAGGATCAATTTGCTGAAGACGGAACTCTGAGCCCGACATCCACGGCAGACACGAGAATAGCAGGCTATTTGAGTGACCTCGATCCTCCGATCTTTGGAGACACGATGGTGTGCCGTGGTGGTGCGGATGACATGGAAGTGTGGTTGACCTTCCGTATGGCGAAGGTGGGGCCGCAGCAGCCTGTTTCGAACGCGTTCTTCACGACGTGGTTCCCGACAGTTACTACGGGTGCGTGGCAAGAGGCCAGGATGGACACTGGTCGTGCCACCGCTTCTGGTGGAGCTACGACGATCGACGTTCCCGGGACCTGGATGACCTGCTTCCACGAAGCTGATCCTGTCAGGGTAGCGAACGCGTTGCCGGAATTGACCGAGATACTTCCGAACAACTTGTTTGTACCCGGAACTAGGATTGAGTACTTCCTGAAGGCACGTTACACGGGATCGAGCTACTGGTTCTTGCTACCTGACACGACTGGTGGAGTTTCGGAGGAGTTTGAGATTCTGCCGATGATGAGGAGCGACGATTACGGTGGCGTGGAGTGGCCATGCTTGATAGTTGCAGATCATTTTGGTCAAAGAGGTAACTGGGGTCTGAGGAACTCTGATAGGATTGCTCAGCATCTAGCGGCTAACAACTACGCCTACGACATGTTCAACAAGCTGGGACCGACGAGCGCGTTGAAGAACGGTATTGCTCGTTGGGCGGCCAACACCGGCCAGATTGGTGGACCCGGGACCGACAAGTACAATTGGGGTCCTGGCGCGACAGTTGTACAGATGTTGGCCTACAGCTATTGCATGTTAAACGCAGGTACGCAGCTCAACTACAGCATGTATGAGCAGGACGTTGACCTGATCAACAGTTGGTTGGTCAGGTACTCATACTATGATTCTCCCAGATTCTTCTGGTTGAGTGGCAATGGGGCTGCGAGATGGTTGTACAACCAATCTATGGCTAGCAGGGCGTTTCTGAACAACATTCTGGGCACTTCGTACGTGACCAAGGACTACGCGGCGTTCACGGGCGACTACACCTACTGCTTGCCTGTGAGAGGCGTAGCAGGTGGTGCGTTGCCCGACACGACGTTGTTTGTGATTCGCTCGAACGGGTGTTTGAATACGTACAACGTGCTAGGAGTGTCCGGTTCTGCAGCTGGCGCGAAGGCTGAGAGGCAGTATGACTCGAGGCCGACGGCCAGGTACGCGGCAGTCAGCAACAACGTTGCGGTTAATGATGTTACACACTACAAGTCGTTGGTAGAGGGGTACGACAACTGCTTCGTCAGGACTGACGGTTCCCTCGGGTATCCTGCCTGCGGCAACGACAACATCCTGACTCAGTGGTTCGCCTGGGTACTGGGTTGGGCTGGCTACTCCGAGTACTGGGCGCCGTGGTGCCAGTGCCCGGGGGAAGTCTGTTGCTGTCTTCCCCCCGGCGTCGATCCTATCAGTGCGCCGCCTGCAGTGAGTACGTCGTTGACGCAAGCGTATCCGAACCCGATGAATCCGACAGCCGCTATGAAGTACACCGTGGGTGCGCCTGGTAAGGTAAGCCTGAAGGTGTTCGATGTTAGTGGCAGGGTCGTCAGGACGTTGGTAGACGAGACGAAGGCTACGGGTCGGTACACCGTGATTTGGGACGGTAGAACGGATCGTGGTGATAAGGTCGCTAGTGGTGTGTTCTTCTATCAACTTGACGCTCCCGGATACAAGAGTGCGAAGAAATTGGTGATTGCCCAGTAG
- a CDS encoding DNA methyltransferase — MEMDIREVDIEKLEPAPYNPREISHDALDGLAHSIGEFGLVEPIVWNERTGHVVGGHQRLKVLEQTGVKSTNVVVVDLDPEREKALNIALNSRHIQGDWSAGLGVILQELKIELPELTAALRLDILETDFQKLFPPEGYAGLVDPDAIPEEPEKAVSKPGDLWQLGRHRLLCGDSTKPETLKRLMDGAKAVLVATDPPYGVAYDGNQHRRKVSPTKHGGGIVYRPIANDDLEGEKLLEFLTAAFKAAAQVSTPDASWYVWHASVTRDIFIEALRSVGVEVHQEIVWVKENFQFGRADYHWRHEPCLYGWGAKHRFVGMRNQSTVWEVTRETDHKHPTQKPVELFARAMRNNALSLEPCLDLFAGFGTAIIAAEMTTRVCYAVELDPTYVDMAVVRWERFTGQKALLLRDGNLIGGGYERVREAVA; from the coding sequence ATGGAAATGGACATTCGAGAAGTGGACATCGAGAAGCTTGAGCCTGCGCCTTACAACCCGCGCGAGATCTCACACGATGCTCTCGACGGGCTTGCCCACAGCATCGGCGAGTTCGGTCTTGTGGAACCAATCGTCTGGAACGAGAGAACCGGCCACGTTGTGGGAGGCCACCAACGGCTCAAGGTGCTGGAGCAGACCGGGGTCAAGAGCACGAATGTCGTGGTAGTGGACCTTGACCCCGAGCGTGAGAAGGCGCTGAACATCGCTCTCAACAGCCGTCACATCCAGGGCGACTGGAGTGCTGGCTTGGGAGTGATTCTTCAGGAACTCAAGATAGAGCTGCCTGAACTTACAGCAGCGCTGAGATTGGATATCCTGGAGACTGACTTTCAGAAGCTCTTTCCGCCAGAAGGGTACGCGGGGTTGGTCGATCCGGACGCCATTCCGGAGGAGCCTGAGAAGGCCGTAAGCAAACCAGGTGACCTCTGGCAACTTGGCCGACACCGCCTTCTATGCGGCGACTCAACAAAGCCGGAGACGCTGAAGCGGCTCATGGACGGAGCGAAGGCTGTGCTCGTTGCCACTGACCCGCCCTACGGCGTTGCCTACGACGGTAACCAGCACCGGAGGAAGGTAAGCCCGACGAAGCACGGAGGCGGCATCGTGTATCGCCCCATTGCTAACGACGACCTTGAGGGAGAGAAGCTGCTGGAGTTCCTGACTGCGGCATTCAAGGCTGCTGCTCAAGTCTCAACGCCGGATGCCTCCTGGTACGTGTGGCATGCGAGCGTGACGAGAGACATATTCATCGAGGCTTTGAGGTCAGTCGGAGTCGAAGTCCATCAGGAAATAGTGTGGGTGAAGGAAAACTTCCAGTTTGGCCGAGCAGACTACCACTGGCGTCATGAACCTTGCCTCTACGGTTGGGGAGCGAAGCACAGGTTCGTGGGCATGAGGAATCAGTCGACGGTGTGGGAAGTCACGCGAGAGACCGATCACAAACATCCCACGCAGAAACCTGTGGAGCTTTTCGCAAGGGCGATGAGGAACAACGCTCTATCACTCGAGCCATGCCTTGATTTGTTTGCGGGCTTCGGGACGGCCATCATAGCTGCCGAGATGACAACGAGGGTCTGCTATGCGGTGGAGCTCGACCCGACTTACGTGGACATGGCAGTGGTGAGATGGGAGCGCTTCACAGGGCAGAAGGCTCTCTTGCTCAGGGACGGCAATCTGATAGGAGGGGGCTATGAGCGCGTCAGAGAAGCAGTTGCCTGA
- a CDS encoding ImmA/IrrE family metallo-endopeptidase: MVKVIKTESQHKMAVREVEKLMQHHPAARTEERDRLELLALLVSTYEEEHFPVAAPTPIEAIEFRMEQQGLTKRDLVPYFGSRSRVSEVLSGKRPLTLRMIRALHAGLGIPAEALLQRQDSATTETQSSTEWNRFPIKEMAIRHMFPEFRGRPSDALDCAEELVTGLFKRARIAGVGSVFLRQHVRRGSQMDDYSLAGWAARVVELARGQTLSAAYKPGTIDDEFMHKLVRLSSFSEGPLLAKEFLGKSGIHFVVLSHLPRTHLDGAAMLIDNKTPVVAVTLRYDRLDNFWFCLCHELGHLALHIEKSEKKQYFDDLDAQGDSEEKEADSFAEKSLIPPRSWAGTSVRRSYTPGALREYAKRLGIDPAIVAGRIRKEQSNYRLLWQFVGNRQVRRHFAEYLAGVN, from the coding sequence ATGGTTAAGGTAATAAAGACGGAAAGCCAGCACAAGATGGCTGTCCGTGAAGTGGAGAAGCTTATGCAGCATCACCCTGCGGCGCGCACTGAGGAAAGAGACCGCCTTGAGCTTCTCGCCCTCCTCGTTTCAACATACGAAGAAGAACATTTCCCGGTCGCAGCGCCGACTCCAATAGAGGCGATCGAGTTTCGGATGGAACAGCAAGGGTTGACGAAACGTGATCTGGTGCCGTATTTCGGTAGCCGTAGCCGAGTCTCAGAAGTACTTAGTGGTAAGCGGCCGCTTACCCTCAGAATGATCCGGGCTCTTCACGCGGGACTTGGCATTCCAGCAGAGGCTCTCCTGCAACGGCAGGATTCGGCGACGACCGAAACCCAATCGTCAACCGAGTGGAACAGATTCCCGATTAAAGAGATGGCTATACGCCATATGTTTCCTGAATTCCGCGGCAGGCCATCAGATGCCCTTGACTGTGCGGAGGAGCTTGTGACTGGGCTGTTCAAACGAGCAAGAATAGCGGGGGTAGGGTCAGTATTCTTGCGGCAGCACGTCCGACGCGGCTCGCAAATGGACGACTATTCCCTCGCAGGATGGGCGGCTCGCGTAGTAGAGCTGGCGCGCGGCCAAACTCTGTCTGCAGCATATAAACCGGGCACCATAGATGATGAGTTTATGCATAAGCTAGTGAGACTGAGCAGTTTCAGTGAGGGCCCCTTGCTCGCAAAGGAATTTCTGGGGAAAAGTGGAATCCATTTTGTGGTTCTATCACACCTGCCCCGGACCCACCTTGATGGTGCAGCAATGCTGATTGATAATAAGACGCCGGTGGTAGCGGTAACACTGAGGTACGATCGGCTGGATAATTTCTGGTTTTGTCTGTGCCATGAATTGGGCCATCTGGCTCTGCACATTGAAAAATCGGAGAAGAAACAGTATTTCGATGACCTTGACGCCCAGGGGGACTCAGAGGAAAAAGAAGCAGACTCGTTCGCTGAGAAGTCGCTGATTCCGCCAAGAAGTTGGGCAGGCACATCGGTACGTCGGAGTTACACCCCGGGCGCACTTAGGGAATACGCCAAGAGACTGGGAATTGACCCAGCCATTGTGGCTGGACGCATTCGGAAAGAACAGAGCAACTACCGACTACTTTGGCAGTTTGTTGGTAATCGGCAGGTACGTAGGCATTTTGCTGAATACCTAGCTGGCGTCAACTGA